In Fibrobacter sp. UWR2, the following are encoded in one genomic region:
- a CDS encoding family 43 glycosylhydrolase — protein sequence MGCFRLLARVACATMISAGVAAAVTVNNPIMFVDSPDPSIVRVDDAYYMVTTTMHFAPGVPVFKSTDLAQWRTVGYAYQTLTNNDNMNLNGGKDAYGKGSWASSIRYHKGFFYVLTPSYTTNKTHLYKTADVESGQWSEVQLPFYHDPSLFFDDDGTVWVFYGSGDQISYVQLNDDASGVKAGGKSGKLGGVSVNQVTGTSNYYVQQEGSHMEKVNGEYYLFTISWPAGKSRSEIVYRSKSLLSGFSGRYFLSDNGVAQGGIFDTPEGKWYALLFRDSGPVGRMSHLVPMEWKDGWPVPTSGSKAPSTIDLPESPLPGYGMVTSDDFESSELALEWQFNHNPDNKNWSLSANPGFYRITTGRTDSRVVNAKNTLTQRSFGPKSSGRTLVDGTGMKDGDMAGLVALQDDKGFVALAKDGGSYKVVMYTGNKDGESLKDSKAISGSKVYLRIDFDIPVDRGTAYFYYSTDGNSWTKIGSDVKLNYDLHMFVGVRWGLFNFATKTAGGYADFDWFKVGVDVNDEIYLDGASSEPVPQTPFCAAGENCPAISLPGKIEAENFDVPGKGKDGSSYYDGDSENHGTSNYREGTGVDLYEKATGVVVGYNSEGDWLEYTVNIKEAGEYTMFAAVAAAGSTSSFKLSLDGEDITEEIAVPAASSGEDNYDDYNKVKANVTLPAGEHVLRFTVVGAWLDIDYFTFVKGANATDPEPIDPTGIVKNVRFDVQGVQTYRVFSLNGTLVGSVDAVSTYEVQSKVRAMVSEKGVYLIRGQNGLTRRVLVTK from the coding sequence ATGGGATGTTTCCGTTTACTGGCCCGCGTAGCGTGCGCTACGATGATTTCTGCTGGCGTTGCCGCAGCAGTCACAGTCAATAACCCGATTATGTTCGTCGATAGCCCGGACCCTTCCATTGTCCGCGTTGACGACGCCTACTACATGGTGACAACGACCATGCACTTTGCGCCTGGCGTGCCTGTCTTCAAGAGCACCGACCTTGCGCAGTGGCGCACGGTGGGCTATGCCTACCAGACCCTCACCAATAACGACAACATGAACTTGAACGGCGGCAAGGACGCCTACGGCAAGGGTTCCTGGGCATCGAGCATCCGTTACCACAAGGGGTTCTTCTACGTATTGACGCCGTCTTACACCACGAACAAGACGCACCTTTACAAGACCGCCGATGTGGAAAGCGGCCAGTGGAGCGAAGTGCAGCTCCCGTTCTATCACGATCCGTCCCTGTTCTTCGATGACGACGGTACCGTTTGGGTGTTCTACGGCAGTGGCGACCAGATCAGCTACGTGCAGCTGAACGACGATGCGAGCGGCGTGAAGGCCGGTGGCAAGAGCGGTAAGCTCGGCGGCGTGAGCGTGAACCAGGTGACTGGCACTAGCAACTATTACGTGCAGCAGGAAGGCTCGCACATGGAAAAGGTGAACGGCGAATACTACCTGTTCACGATTTCTTGGCCGGCCGGCAAGAGCCGTAGCGAAATTGTTTACCGTTCCAAGAGCCTGCTCTCCGGATTTAGCGGAAGGTATTTCCTCTCCGATAACGGTGTTGCGCAGGGCGGCATTTTCGATACTCCCGAAGGCAAGTGGTATGCCCTGTTGTTCCGCGATTCCGGCCCGGTTGGCCGTATGTCGCACCTGGTCCCGATGGAATGGAAGGACGGCTGGCCGGTTCCGACCAGCGGAAGCAAGGCTCCCTCTACGATTGACCTGCCGGAATCCCCGCTCCCGGGCTACGGCATGGTCACCAGCGATGATTTCGAATCTAGTGAACTTGCTCTTGAATGGCAGTTCAACCATAACCCCGATAACAAGAACTGGAGTTTGTCTGCAAATCCGGGCTTCTACCGCATTACTACGGGCCGCACCGATAGTCGCGTGGTGAATGCAAAGAACACGCTGACCCAGCGCTCCTTTGGCCCCAAGAGCTCCGGCCGTACGCTTGTCGATGGCACCGGCATGAAGGATGGCGATATGGCTGGCCTCGTTGCCCTGCAAGATGACAAGGGCTTTGTGGCGCTTGCTAAAGATGGCGGCAGCTACAAGGTGGTGATGTACACCGGGAATAAGGACGGTGAAAGCCTGAAGGATAGCAAGGCGATTTCGGGTTCCAAGGTTTACCTGCGAATTGATTTCGACATTCCGGTTGACCGCGGTACCGCATACTTCTACTACAGCACCGATGGTAACTCTTGGACCAAGATCGGTAGCGACGTGAAACTCAATTACGACCTCCACATGTTCGTGGGCGTACGCTGGGGCCTCTTCAACTTTGCGACAAAGACTGCCGGCGGCTATGCGGACTTTGACTGGTTCAAGGTCGGTGTCGACGTGAACGATGAAATCTATCTCGATGGTGCCAGCTCGGAACCTGTTCCCCAGACTCCGTTCTGTGCCGCTGGCGAGAACTGCCCCGCAATTTCGCTCCCAGGCAAGATCGAAGCCGAGAATTTCGATGTGCCGGGCAAGGGCAAGGATGGCTCCTCTTACTATGATGGCGATTCCGAAAATCACGGAACGAGCAACTACCGCGAAGGCACTGGCGTGGACCTCTACGAAAAGGCAACTGGCGTCGTTGTGGGCTACAATAGCGAAGGCGACTGGCTCGAATATACCGTGAATATCAAGGAAGCGGGCGAGTACACCATGTTTGCGGCTGTCGCTGCGGCTGGATCCACTTCGAGCTTCAAACTTTCCCTAGATGGCGAGGACATTACTGAAGAAATCGCGGTGCCGGCAGCAAGTTCCGGTGAAGACAACTACGACGATTATAACAAGGTGAAGGCCAATGTAACGCTCCCTGCAGGCGAACACGTGCTCCGCTTTACGGTTGTTGGCGCCTGGCTTGACATCGACTACTTTACATTCGTGAAGGGTGCTAATGCTACGGACCCTGAACCTATTGACCCGACAGGTATCGTAAAGAATGTCCGTTTCGATGTGCAGGGCGTGCAGACCTACCGCGTGTTCTCCCTGAACGGTACGCTCGTGGGCTCCGTGGATGCGGTCAGTACATACGAGGTTCAGTCCAAGGTCCGCGCGATGGTTTCCGAGAAGGGCGTGTACCTTATCCGTGGCCAGAATGGACTGACTCGCCGCGTTCTAGTTACAAAGTAG
- a CDS encoding carbohydrate binding domain-containing protein yields the protein MFGRRSLSAKALSAFALAAATIAVAPVFADNLNVNGANRTMNVYAPKNIEKGRPLIIQMHGMNQDAPYQQNAAKWESIADTARFVVVFPNGENKAWDIGGDKDINFLKAIINEMYSRYGIDKNRVYVSGFSMGGMMSYHAANKMGDMIAAIAPVSGGGGVNSPKRAMPIMHTHGTSDDVVNYNSTVNTLKGWVNAQKCSSNSQKIKPYPSTKPGSAASLEIWSGCTDNVEVRLLTIEGKGHWYSMDEAVSVNTSVEIWNFVKNYSLDGSSITPPAPAIVVPTNRDSIFNGGFDSSAVAWDLQLHGDASAVGEAKDGKYQLDISAIGTQNYQVQLIQHDLHLEKGQWYEISFDASAGAARTLEVNVEQHNDPWDSYLTEKQNFEIGTTSKTFTFQFQMTAATDTNSRLSFNAGAATGMLTLDNVKIVKTDAPADTGKTALRGVQFVREQPASYAVFDLRGHRLGTVELQDATEAETLLRAGYTKGVYLLRGLKGEKSFLVPVSR from the coding sequence ATGTTTGGACGCAGATCTCTCTCTGCGAAGGCCCTCTCTGCCTTCGCGCTGGCTGCCGCGACAATCGCGGTGGCCCCGGTTTTTGCTGACAACCTAAACGTGAACGGTGCTAACCGTACGATGAACGTGTATGCCCCGAAAAATATCGAGAAGGGCCGCCCGCTCATCATTCAGATGCACGGTATGAACCAGGATGCGCCATACCAGCAGAACGCTGCCAAGTGGGAATCGATTGCCGATACGGCACGCTTCGTGGTGGTGTTCCCGAATGGTGAGAACAAGGCCTGGGATATCGGTGGTGACAAGGATATCAATTTCCTGAAGGCAATCATCAATGAGATGTACAGCAGGTATGGCATCGACAAGAACCGCGTTTACGTATCGGGCTTCTCGATGGGCGGTATGATGAGCTACCATGCGGCAAACAAGATGGGCGACATGATTGCAGCCATCGCGCCCGTTTCGGGTGGCGGTGGCGTGAACTCGCCCAAGCGCGCCATGCCGATTATGCATACGCACGGCACGAGCGACGACGTGGTGAACTACAACAGCACCGTGAATACCCTCAAGGGCTGGGTCAACGCGCAAAAGTGTTCTAGCAATTCGCAGAAGATCAAACCGTATCCCTCGACAAAGCCGGGCTCTGCCGCTTCCCTCGAAATCTGGAGCGGCTGCACCGACAACGTGGAAGTTCGCTTGCTGACTATTGAAGGCAAGGGCCACTGGTATTCCATGGACGAGGCTGTCAGTGTCAATACGAGCGTGGAAATCTGGAACTTCGTGAAGAACTACTCGCTCGACGGTTCCAGCATTACGCCTCCGGCCCCTGCGATTGTGGTGCCGACCAACCGCGACAGCATTTTTAACGGCGGTTTCGATTCCAGCGCGGTGGCCTGGGACTTGCAGCTGCATGGCGATGCGAGTGCAGTGGGTGAGGCGAAGGATGGCAAGTACCAGCTCGATATCTCGGCAATCGGCACGCAGAACTACCAGGTGCAACTGATCCAGCACGACTTGCACCTAGAAAAGGGCCAGTGGTATGAAATCAGCTTTGACGCGAGTGCGGGGGCTGCCCGTACGCTCGAGGTGAACGTGGAACAGCACAACGACCCGTGGGATTCCTACCTTACGGAGAAGCAAAATTTTGAAATTGGGACTACATCGAAGACGTTTACGTTCCAGTTCCAGATGACGGCCGCGACCGATACGAATAGCCGCCTGAGCTTCAATGCGGGCGCCGCTACCGGCATGCTCACGCTCGACAACGTAAAAATCGTGAAGACGGATGCCCCTGCCGATACGGGAAAAACCGCTCTGCGCGGGGTGCAGTTTGTGCGCGAACAGCCGGCATCGTATGCCGTGTTCGACCTGCGCGGACACAGGCTCGGGACGGTCGAATTGCAAGATGCGACCGAGGCAGAGACACTCCTGCGCGCGGGTTACACGAAGGGAGTTTACCTCCTGCGTGGCCTGAAGGGCGAAAAATCGTTCCTGGTGCCCGTTTCCCGCTAA
- a CDS encoding carbohydrate-binding protein gives MFGLKKNSLGGAVALAFLGMASQAFAHPDSLVLTPPLGWNSWNVFHENINEKQIQEIADAMVNSGLKDAGYIYLNLDDNWMDTKRDAQGNLQNNPKTFPSGMKAIADYVHAKGLKFGLYGDRGKRTCHHYNSNWQSESGSNGREEQDAKKLAEWGVDYWKYDNCDSDPSTQEKDYTAMSKALRNSGRDIVFSICMWEYKDWMPKIANLWRTTFDIGPEWISTSWYRGVYEIIDANNKYWQIAKPGHWNDPDMLEVGNRGLSYEEQRSQMTMWSIMAAPIMISSDVRNMSNETKELYLNKDMIAINQDSLGVQGHRISDKQGKQVWTKPLKNGDLAVALLNNNNSTQTVECNFADIGVEGEVEVRDAWKKKDLGPVSHVSIELPAHGSALLRLVLKPVPRGLFKGEAFAIPGKIEMEDFDINGVGQGNTTYNENDTDDHGAETNGGTSYRPGTGVDIYKKATGYIVGYNQAGEWLEYTVKVASTGTYTMKAAVASANNTSSFKLSMDGKDITEEISVPQATTGEDNYDEYNVVETDVSLTEGEHILRFTVTGDWMDIDYIEFCEKEKCEDPTSIGVVAPAKVRDASTARLRVKGNQAFIEKNGMRFDLTGHRLR, from the coding sequence ATGTTTGGATTAAAAAAGAACTCGCTTGGCGGGGCTGTTGCCCTTGCCTTTTTGGGTATGGCCTCTCAGGCTTTCGCGCACCCGGATAGTTTGGTGCTTACGCCCCCGCTGGGATGGAACAGCTGGAACGTATTCCACGAAAACATTAACGAAAAGCAGATTCAGGAAATCGCCGACGCGATGGTCAATTCCGGCTTGAAAGACGCGGGCTACATTTACCTGAACCTCGACGATAACTGGATGGACACCAAGCGTGATGCGCAAGGCAACCTCCAGAACAACCCGAAGACTTTCCCGAGCGGCATGAAGGCCATTGCCGATTACGTGCATGCGAAGGGCCTCAAGTTCGGCCTTTACGGCGACCGCGGCAAGCGTACCTGCCACCATTACAACAGCAACTGGCAAAGTGAAAGCGGTTCCAATGGCCGCGAAGAACAGGATGCCAAGAAACTCGCCGAATGGGGCGTGGACTACTGGAAGTACGATAACTGCGATTCCGACCCGAGCACCCAGGAAAAAGATTACACCGCCATGTCCAAGGCCCTTCGCAATTCCGGACGCGATATCGTGTTCAGCATTTGCATGTGGGAATACAAGGACTGGATGCCCAAAATCGCTAACCTCTGGCGCACCACTTTCGATATCGGTCCCGAATGGATTTCTACCTCCTGGTACCGCGGCGTCTACGAAATTATCGATGCCAACAACAAGTATTGGCAAATTGCAAAGCCCGGCCACTGGAATGACCCGGACATGCTCGAAGTCGGCAACAGGGGCCTCTCTTACGAAGAACAACGCTCCCAGATGACGATGTGGTCCATCATGGCCGCTCCCATCATGATCAGTTCTGACGTGCGCAACATGAGCAACGAGACCAAGGAACTGTACCTGAACAAGGACATGATTGCCATCAACCAGGATTCCCTGGGCGTTCAGGGCCACCGCATCTCTGACAAGCAAGGCAAGCAGGTTTGGACCAAGCCCTTGAAGAATGGCGACCTTGCCGTGGCACTCCTCAATAACAACAACTCTACTCAGACTGTGGAATGCAACTTTGCAGACATTGGCGTAGAAGGTGAAGTGGAAGTCCGCGATGCTTGGAAAAAGAAGGATTTGGGACCGGTTTCCCACGTATCTATAGAACTTCCTGCTCACGGTTCTGCATTGCTCCGCTTGGTTCTCAAGCCGGTTCCTCGCGGACTGTTCAAGGGTGAGGCTTTCGCCATTCCGGGCAAGATCGAGATGGAAGATTTCGACATTAACGGCGTGGGTCAGGGCAACACCACCTACAACGAAAACGATACCGATGACCATGGTGCTGAAACCAATGGTGGCACGAGCTACCGCCCGGGTACCGGTGTCGATATCTACAAGAAGGCAACCGGATACATTGTGGGCTACAATCAGGCTGGCGAATGGCTCGAGTACACCGTAAAGGTCGCCTCAACTGGAACTTACACCATGAAGGCTGCTGTGGCTTCGGCAAACAATACTTCGAGTTTCAAGCTTTCTATGGACGGTAAGGACATTACCGAAGAAATTTCTGTGCCGCAGGCAACCACTGGCGAAGACAATTACGATGAATACAATGTGGTCGAAACCGATGTGAGTTTGACGGAGGGCGAACATATCCTCCGCTTTACGGTCACCGGCGACTGGATGGACATCGACTACATCGAATTCTGCGAAAAGGAAAAATGCGAAGATCCGACTTCGATTGGCGTGGTGGCTCCGGCCAAGGTACGCGATGCCTCTACGGCTCGTCTCCGCGTTAAGGGTAACCAGGCGTTCATTGAAAAGAACGGTATGCGATTTGACCTGACCGGTCATCGCCTGCGTTAA
- a CDS encoding bifunctional indole-3-glycerol phosphate synthase/phosphoribosylanthranilate isomerase, whose product MSEDILAKIVRMRKADIERLGLNFGIDIPEKRRVGHTEFLGNAGAILEVKRASPSKGDIAPDLDPVRLATTYAEAHAQAVSVLTEGNFFKGSLRDLIAVADLMEKRRQQGLHACAVLRKDFLLYEDEINIAYRCGADAVLLIARILDDEQLVKMAKRAQSYDMQAFVEVREKDDFRKLQIVTEALGDGAAKTIVAGVNSRDLATFHTDPLVPASVRSKLPAKAVFESGILTPADADYARSLGFTGILVGEAVAKNPPLAKEVVNAFESGRENAKGKFWKKFAERKFGRQDVRRPLVKICGITREEDGMLAAELGADMLGFVFSTTKRLTTESFVRSFATKLRTSNANKNGPLLVGVITDPNSEEGKTAIRLAQEGILDAVQFHGIAPSAADTNLAHYCAARVGESADFEQVASLRKSGEPRILLDAKVEGIPGGTGKTIPETLLREKAGDLPLWLAGGINPENAATLINKFQPELIDVSSGVEDAPGIKNHDKMRALFSCID is encoded by the coding sequence ATGAGCGAAGATATTCTTGCGAAGATAGTGCGGATGCGCAAAGCCGACATCGAACGGCTTGGGCTTAACTTTGGCATCGACATTCCGGAAAAGCGCCGCGTAGGCCATACGGAATTCCTCGGCAATGCGGGTGCGATTCTCGAAGTCAAGCGCGCATCGCCATCGAAGGGCGATATCGCTCCGGACTTGGACCCGGTAAGGCTCGCGACGACATACGCCGAAGCGCATGCCCAGGCGGTTTCGGTGCTGACCGAAGGCAATTTCTTTAAAGGCTCGCTCCGCGACTTGATTGCGGTTGCAGACCTGATGGAAAAGCGCCGCCAGCAGGGGCTACACGCCTGCGCCGTGCTCCGCAAGGATTTCTTGCTCTACGAAGACGAAATCAACATCGCCTACCGTTGCGGCGCCGATGCCGTCCTTTTGATTGCACGCATCCTAGATGACGAGCAACTTGTGAAGATGGCAAAGCGCGCGCAGTCTTACGACATGCAGGCGTTTGTCGAAGTCCGCGAAAAGGATGACTTCCGCAAGTTGCAAATCGTGACGGAAGCCCTCGGAGACGGCGCCGCAAAGACGATTGTCGCAGGCGTGAACTCGCGCGACCTCGCCACGTTCCATACGGACCCGCTGGTACCGGCATCGGTTCGCAGCAAGCTCCCGGCAAAGGCGGTTTTCGAATCGGGAATCCTCACGCCGGCTGATGCCGACTATGCACGTAGCCTCGGGTTTACAGGAATCCTCGTAGGCGAAGCTGTAGCCAAGAATCCTCCGCTTGCCAAGGAAGTCGTGAACGCATTCGAAAGCGGGCGCGAAAATGCGAAGGGCAAGTTCTGGAAAAAATTTGCCGAACGCAAATTTGGACGACAAGATGTGCGCCGCCCGTTGGTCAAAATCTGCGGCATCACGCGCGAAGAAGACGGCATGCTTGCCGCCGAACTCGGAGCCGACATGCTCGGGTTTGTTTTCAGCACCACAAAGCGTCTCACGACCGAAAGCTTCGTGCGCAGTTTCGCCACAAAACTTCGCACATCTAACGCAAACAAAAACGGTCCGCTCCTCGTCGGCGTCATTACCGACCCGAATTCCGAAGAAGGCAAGACCGCCATCCGGCTTGCACAGGAAGGCATCTTGGATGCAGTCCAGTTCCACGGAATCGCGCCATCAGCAGCCGACACCAACCTCGCCCACTACTGCGCCGCCCGAGTGGGCGAATCCGCAGACTTCGAGCAAGTTGCTTCCCTCCGCAAGAGCGGAGAACCCCGCATCTTGCTGGATGCTAAGGTAGAAGGCATTCCCGGCGGTACCGGCAAGACCATTCCCGAAACACTGCTGCGCGAAAAAGCAGGCGATTTGCCGCTCTGGCTTGCAGGCGGCATCAACCCCGAAAATGCCGCAACCCTCATCAACAAGTTCCAGCCTGAACTCATCGACGTTTCCAGCGGTGTCGAAGACGCTCCCGGAATCAAGAATCACGACAAGATGCGCGCCTTGTTCTCATGCATTGATTAG
- a CDS encoding bifunctional anthranilate synthase component II/anthranilate phosphoribosyltransferase: protein MIVIIDNYDSFTYNVYQALAKITTEEIRVLRSRECTIADIEKLNPSRLIVSPGPGRPEDAGISVEAIKHFAGKLPILGVCLGHQAIGYAFGAKIVQAKFIKHGIAEEIDLDGKGLFRTIGKKNIFTRYHSLVIDESTLPADFEVTARATDGDIMGIRHKTLPIEGVQFHPESIASGRADEFFKAFLNYRREPLDVRGILNTLTEGKDLSRETAEMFMEDLTDGIMDERQMAAILTALSSKGPVADEIAGCAKVLSSKKRKFPYSGDELTDIVGTGGDGKGSFNVSSLSGLIAASCGAKIAKHGNRAVSSKSGAADFYTAAGFKLDMTPDKAASVINKTNFVFLMAPVYHSAMRFAGPVRGVLGVKTIMNLLGPLTNPAEAKYLMLGVYSTTVLEPFTKAAKALGAKRVMVAISDDGYDEISPCVPTTIAEILEDGEYKTYRIDPKDFGIPSVDPEDLAGGTGVDNFNLALDVLNGKGRPGIKYACALNAGAALYISKKAESIKEGFDKAMKAMEDGSVLKKIEEVKVETNS from the coding sequence ATGATCGTCATTATCGATAACTACGACTCTTTTACTTACAACGTTTACCAAGCGTTGGCCAAGATTACTACTGAAGAAATCCGCGTGCTCCGTAGCCGCGAATGCACCATCGCCGATATCGAAAAGCTGAACCCGAGCCGCCTTATCGTGAGTCCGGGCCCGGGCCGCCCCGAAGACGCCGGCATATCCGTGGAAGCCATCAAGCACTTTGCGGGCAAGCTCCCGATTCTCGGCGTTTGCCTCGGTCACCAGGCCATCGGTTACGCCTTTGGCGCAAAGATTGTGCAGGCCAAGTTCATCAAGCACGGCATCGCCGAAGAAATCGACCTGGACGGCAAGGGACTGTTCCGCACCATCGGCAAGAAGAACATCTTCACGCGTTACCACAGCCTCGTCATCGATGAATCGACACTTCCTGCCGACTTCGAAGTGACCGCCCGAGCCACCGACGGCGACATCATGGGCATCCGCCACAAGACGCTCCCGATTGAAGGCGTGCAGTTCCACCCGGAATCTATTGCCAGCGGCCGCGCCGACGAATTCTTCAAGGCGTTCCTCAACTACCGTCGCGAACCGCTCGACGTGCGTGGAATCTTGAACACGCTTACCGAGGGCAAGGACTTGAGCCGCGAAACCGCCGAAATGTTCATGGAAGACTTGACCGACGGCATCATGGACGAACGCCAGATGGCCGCAATCCTTACCGCACTTTCCAGCAAGGGCCCTGTCGCCGACGAAATCGCCGGCTGCGCGAAGGTACTCAGCAGCAAGAAGCGCAAGTTCCCCTACAGCGGTGACGAACTCACCGACATCGTGGGTACCGGTGGCGACGGCAAGGGCAGCTTCAACGTGAGCTCGCTCTCCGGCCTGATTGCCGCCAGCTGTGGCGCAAAGATTGCAAAGCACGGCAACCGTGCGGTTTCTAGCAAGTCCGGTGCCGCCGACTTCTACACGGCCGCAGGCTTCAAGCTCGACATGACTCCGGACAAGGCCGCGAGCGTCATCAACAAGACGAATTTCGTGTTCCTGATGGCGCCTGTTTACCACAGTGCCATGCGCTTTGCCGGCCCGGTTCGCGGCGTTCTCGGCGTAAAGACCATCATGAACTTGCTCGGCCCCCTCACGAACCCGGCCGAAGCCAAGTACCTGATGCTCGGTGTCTATAGCACGACCGTGCTGGAACCGTTCACCAAGGCGGCAAAGGCCCTCGGCGCGAAGCGCGTGATGGTCGCCATCAGTGACGACGGCTACGACGAAATTTCGCCCTGCGTGCCGACGACCATCGCCGAAATCCTGGAAGATGGCGAGTACAAGACTTACCGCATCGATCCCAAGGACTTCGGCATCCCTTCCGTGGATCCTGAAGACCTCGCCGGCGGTACGGGTGTCGACAATTTCAACCTCGCTCTCGACGTGCTGAACGGCAAGGGCCGCCCGGGCATCAAGTACGCTTGCGCCCTGAACGCCGGTGCCGCCCTCTACATCAGCAAGAAGGCGGAGAGCATCAAGGAAGGCTTCGACAAGGCCATGAAGGCGATGGAAGACGGCTCCGTTCTGAAGAAGATCGAGGAAGTCAAGGTCGAAACGAATAGCTAA
- a CDS encoding anthranilate synthase component I family protein yields MTNKIKHITEQPGYEPRTDSIYVALPGERYTPFSLGRKLGAKAIFESASFSHGRSRYSTLMVDEGFRLRQNEKDVSIIIDGKESTFLKEGEGDILDALTLISAENTVPPNQIPIPSSGVGYLGYEFCARCDTIRLAPQVDELNIPEAEFLVGHIYIVFDHFTEKLHLFALNYEEHQIDLKAAIEKVKARLADLDFSYLAPEQQYGKGITMTDLEQSRKEYVEKVEALQKHIIAGNIVQAVPSRRIQFASDIAALDIYRRLRTVNPSPYMFFLDYGTHQFIGASPESLVRVREGIATIHPIAGTRRRGKDDAEDEALMKNLKSDPKERAEHLMLVDLARNDLGRVCEAGTVETTKYMECEKFSHVIHLVSDVQGRVAKNKKAIEVLRSSFPAGTVSGAPKISAIEILSGLEKVKRRFYAGAVGYMESDGDLDFCIAIRCCLKQGKTISLQAGGGIVAASNADREFEETNEKLGAIRAVLEGEN; encoded by the coding sequence ATGACGAACAAGATCAAGCACATCACAGAACAACCGGGTTACGAGCCGCGTACCGACAGCATCTACGTGGCGCTGCCCGGTGAACGTTACACCCCGTTTTCGCTCGGCAGGAAGCTCGGCGCGAAGGCAATCTTCGAATCGGCTAGCTTCTCGCATGGCCGTAGCCGCTACTCCACTCTGATGGTGGACGAAGGCTTCCGTCTGCGCCAGAACGAGAAGGACGTGAGCATCATCATCGACGGCAAGGAAAGCACGTTCCTCAAGGAAGGCGAAGGTGATATTCTCGACGCCCTCACGCTGATCTCTGCCGAAAATACAGTGCCGCCCAACCAGATTCCTATTCCTTCTTCGGGCGTGGGCTACCTCGGTTACGAATTCTGTGCCCGTTGCGATACGATTCGCCTCGCCCCGCAGGTCGATGAACTCAACATTCCCGAAGCGGAATTCCTGGTGGGCCACATCTACATCGTGTTTGACCACTTTACCGAAAAGCTTCACTTGTTCGCCCTGAACTATGAAGAACACCAGATTGATTTGAAGGCCGCCATCGAAAAGGTGAAAGCCCGCCTCGCCGACCTCGACTTCAGCTACCTCGCCCCGGAACAGCAGTACGGCAAGGGCATTACGATGACCGACCTGGAACAGTCCCGCAAGGAATACGTGGAAAAGGTCGAAGCTTTGCAGAAGCATATCATCGCCGGCAACATCGTGCAGGCCGTGCCTTCCCGCCGCATTCAGTTTGCAAGCGACATCGCGGCGCTCGACATTTACCGCCGCCTCCGTACGGTGAACCCGTCTCCGTACATGTTCTTCCTCGATTACGGTACGCACCAGTTTATCGGTGCCTCGCCGGAGAGCCTCGTGCGCGTGCGTGAAGGCATTGCGACGATTCACCCGATTGCAGGTACCCGCCGCCGCGGCAAGGATGATGCCGAAGATGAAGCCCTGATGAAGAACTTGAAGAGTGACCCGAAGGAACGCGCCGAACACCTGATGCTCGTGGACTTGGCCCGTAACGACCTGGGCCGCGTCTGCGAAGCCGGTACGGTGGAAACGACCAAGTACATGGAATGCGAAAAGTTCAGCCACGTGATTCACCTGGTCTCTGACGTGCAGGGCCGTGTGGCAAAGAACAAGAAGGCCATCGAAGTGCTGCGCTCCAGCTTCCCGGCAGGTACGGTGAGCGGCGCTCCGAAAATCAGCGCGATCGAAATCCTTTCTGGCCTCGAAAAGGTCAAGCGCCGCTTCTACGCCGGTGCGGTTGGCTACATGGAATCCGACGGTGACTTGGATTTCTGCATCGCCATCCGTTGCTGCCTCAAGCAGGGCAAGACCATCAGCCTGCAGGCCGGTGGTGGCATTGTCGCGGCCTCGAACGCCGACCGCGAATTCGAAGAAACGAATGAAAAATTGGGTGCCATCCGCGCCGTGCTCGAAGGAGAAAACTAA